DNA sequence from the Pseudoduganella plicata genome:
GATGCTGGACACGAGCCGCGGCACGGGCGGCAAATACGGCGGCATGGCCATCACCAACGCCAACCACAGCTCGGCCAACGCGCCGAACCCAGGCAGCATCTATACCAACAGCACGAACACCTGGGGTGACGGCCAGCAGTACATCCCCGGCGGCAGCACCACCAACGCCAACGGCCAGACCGCCGCGGTCAACGCGCTGTGGGGCCTGATGAACACGTACGACACGATGAAGAACGTGGTCGGCTGGCGCAGCCTGGACGGCAACAACACGGCAACCTACATCGCCGTCCACGTCGACAACAACTACGACAACGCCTTCTTCGACCCAAGCTGCAAGTGCATGTACATCGGCGACGGCAGCAGCTTCAAGAACCTGGGTTCGATCGACGTGATCGGCCACGAAATGGGCCACGGCGTCACCGATGCCACGTCCAACCTGGTCTACTCCGGCGAATCGGGTGGCCTGAACGAATCGAACTCGGACATCCAGGGCGAAGCTACCGAAGCCTATGCCCGCGCAGGCGGCACCGGCACGACGATTCCTTCGACCGGCAATGATTGGGTGATGGGCGCGGAAATCAGCAAGACCGGCACGCCGCTGCGCTACATGTACAAGCCAAGCAAGGACGGCTCGAGCCCGAACGCGTGGAGCAGCACGATCAAGAACATCGACGTGCACTACAGCAGCGGTCCGAACAACCGCATGTTCTACTTCCTGGCCAACGGCTCGAGCGCCACGACCACCAGCGACTACTACAGCCAGTACCTGACCCAGAGCCCGAAGAACATGACGGGGATCGGCACGGACAAGGCGTTCCGCATCTGGTTCAAGGCCAACACCACCAAGTTCACGTCGTCGACCAACTACGCCGACGCTCGCAACAAGGTGCTGCAGGCGGCCGAGGAACTTTACGGCGTGGGCTCGAAGGAAGCGACGGCCGTCAAGCGTGCCTATGCGGCGATCAACGTCGGTACCGACGTGCCTGAATCGGGCGGCGGCACGGGTGTCTCGATCGCCACGCAGCCCGCTTCGATCACCGTGGCACCTGGTGCCACCGCGAGCTTCAGTGTAAGCGCGAGCGGCGGCACCTCGCCATACAGCTACAAGTGGTTCAAGAACGGCACGCAGGTCAGCGGCGCCACGGCAGCAACCTACTCGTTCACCGCCCAGTCCACGGACAACGGCGCCGTGATCAAGGCCACCGTGACCGATTCGTCGTCCACGCCCGTCACCGTCACCTCCGGCAATGCAACCTTGACCGTCAGCAGCACCGGCGGCGGCAGCGCGGAGCGCGTCACCAACGGCGGCTTCGAGTCGGGCACCACCGGCTGGTCCGGCACCACTGGCGCGATCGGCTCGTTCTCGGGCCAGACGGCATACGAAGGCACCCGCTTCGCCTACCTGGGCGGCAACGGTGCGACGGCAACCGAAACGCTGACGC
Encoded proteins:
- a CDS encoding M4 family metallopeptidase, which gives rise to MNLRLSIIAAAIAALPALHADAQTRGVLPESLMAAPVEPMNATAKANLENRMAARRAAAGLDDEHGYKITVQHPGEAGTRITRAQHTFKGLRIFGSDSVIVSDDSGEILSESASNRRQGLSSSRAAVAAGQGMPDVTAAVTPEEVINSVVKRVAPVGVHRWKPEAELLIYPVMKTVRTAAAANKAEFALNALDLEDVVDRYELAYLVKTRMANGSKLVYRDSIVNAKTGAVIAEWDALQTVIGQGKSQYNGTVPINTTLSGSTYQMLDTSRGTGGKYGGMAITNANHSSANAPNPGSIYTNSTNTWGDGQQYIPGGSTTNANGQTAAVNALWGLMNTYDTMKNVVGWRSLDGNNTATYIAVHVDNNYDNAFFDPSCKCMYIGDGSSFKNLGSIDVIGHEMGHGVTDATSNLVYSGESGGLNESNSDIQGEATEAYARAGGTGTTIPSTGNDWVMGAEISKTGTPLRYMYKPSKDGSSPNAWSSTIKNIDVHYSSGPNNRMFYFLANGSSATTTSDYYSQYLTQSPKNMTGIGTDKAFRIWFKANTTKFTSSTNYADARNKVLQAAEELYGVGSKEATAVKRAYAAINVGTDVPESGGGTGVSIATQPASITVAPGATASFSVSASGGTSPYSYKWFKNGTQVSGATAATYSFTAQSTDNGAVIKATVTDSSSTPVTVTSGNATLTVSSTGGGSAERVTNGGFESGTTGWSGTTGAIGSFSGQTAYEGTRFAYLGGNGATATETLTQSVTIPSTATAADLSFALHIDTAESGTTVYDKLVVTAKGSSGTTTTLATYSNANAAAGYQVRNFSLLGFKGQTVTLSFAMTEDTSAQTSFVIDKVSLVTR